Below is a genomic region from Eupeodes corollae chromosome 1, idEupCoro1.1, whole genome shotgun sequence.
TCAAACTAGGGCAAAGACTGTGGTTAGAATTTTAGTGACGTAAAATTATGcatttgattaatattttatttgaataatttttttgagagacTAAACAAAATATGACTCATTTATTCGCCTAATAAGCTCattctttacaaattttaagattttaaattaagtttgaagtaAACCTGTGTACGATTTAGTACAAGTTGTTATTTCCAGAtagaatattaattttcttcCGAATTTGGGAACTCTGCCTAATTCCATACAAATAATTGTgtccttattttaaacaattgttcTTGGGTTCTCCATTTGAATCAAACAACAACCGAAGGAGAAGGAGAGATTTTTTGATATGTCTTACTACCTTACCTGGTCAACTAGTCCACTCGAATATCAGACATAAATAGTTAAACAGAAAATAGTCTTGACTTGTTCAATACAATTGGCCCTGTTAAGTATACAGTTTTTGTTCTAACAGAAATGGAgttgacctacagttttaagacgaTTCCGGCTAATTTGTACTTCAAAGAGGTTGTACTGGTATAATTGTTAGTGCTTCGGAATGTCATGTCATTTAAGAGACCTTGGGCTCAATCCCCGCCTGTGTGATCTAAaaattttttcacgggtactgcttcttgcaaATTAATTCACAGatcctacttacttacttaggtcctcagaagTGTTAAGTCCGTTGTGAACCCTTTAAAGGGCATAGGGCCAGTACTACGCCTACACACAATCGTGAaaggtttccggagatgtgtttcagctctctacaactcttgcctagtgacgcagATTgcacctcgactgtcctgcgctgTGTGTTTTTTGGTCGTCCAGATCTTCTTACTTCTTGcctgagcggattccactgcattgcctGGAATGAATTTTTGTTGCCTGGaatgcaatgcagtcgttacctgtATGTCCGATCCGATAATAGAGTCTATATGTTCCCTACTTGCCCTTCTATacaggacctcatttgatatacggtttggccagaaaaacATTAGGATGTcccgaaggtttgcagctttcctAATGGccgaagtaaccttccaagtgatGCACCCAAAAAAAAGCACAGATTTGACATTAGTGCGAAACAGTCGtggctttgttcttaagctgatagagttattcctccgaATTTTCCACAAAACACCGAATGCCGCTTTTGCTCTGGCGATGCGGCCGATGACGttttgttcggttccgccttcggtggagacgatacttccaaggtattaaaATCCATCCACTTTTTCCAAgtgctacctgacaaagctgcgtcCAGTACAttgcttatcaccaacaaataCAATATTGGCAaccatctgaccattgtgtagTATCTTCATGTTCTTGTGCCAAAACtctccaatttaaaaaattgcttctaatttaaaatatcttggAAATGACAACTTCCATTTCGAACAGTGTTAAAAGCATTGCACTCAAAGAAATCGCAAAGTTTCATTTTCGGGTTAAAGAGGTTAGTTTACAATCAAGTCAAGAAGTACTTGACTCCAAAAATTATGACTTCAATGTCCTCGGTTCCTAAGCTCGTTgtcaacaaaaattcatttgGTAGGCAGTTGTCGCCACTTCTAAGCCACCAGGGAATGTGGCTTTTTAAGTACTTGTaatgtaaaaaatgttcttaaagcATCTTACCATACACAAATCAGCTGTTCCGAATCGTATACTATCTTTTTTtcaagaggtgttctttaaagCTTAAACATCTGTTCAGCCTGTTTCAcacattattatatatattcatGCTTGAAGTATTTACACATGAACATTAAACACATTATTCGAAAAGGTTAAGTTCTCATTTCcattcttttcatatttgtattcCAAAGTGttactcgtggcatgatggtttgtgcgttggactgttccAAAGGAAAAGATGGAGGCAAAACAAAGCTATACTtcatcacttttaccttcgacaaaaaatgacacaatggcgatctgagaaccgcagTTTCGTGCGTTTCAATGATACGAGTAATTCCTTggaaaatgccataatcgccgagcaaacggtaCTAAGTCCCTTGTTAATCACAAAAATTGAGCTCCAGCTCATCGTTAactcaataaagaataaatagTCAGCAGGTATAGATGGTATACGAGTATCCAACGGTTTACTAAGACTTTAAAcaatggaggcaattgacattttacCAGGCCCTTCATGAACTAAATAAtacatattatccagtgcattggaagaccgcctCAAAAGGGGAAGGACAACTTCAATCCATCAAACCTTTGACTGATAAATCTTTTTCCGAGCATTagcaaagttttcgagaagATCAACACTAATGCTCCAACTAAGTGGGCTGTGGACAACAAAAAGATCGGATTCAAAGCGTGTCAAAACACAATTTATGCTGCGTcttaactcgtttctgatatccaattgAATAAATCAAAGCAACAATGCACAAAAAGGCTTTTGACATCGTGACCATTATTGTATATACTTTAATGATATGCTtatgtttgttgtcaaaagtggcaatgtaacttctaacaatgatcttcaacagggagcggcgaaaccgccgattctcttcagcattaacaccagcgatctgataggtagtctaaccaaggcaattgcgtacagaacggcccgaaaagtTAAGGCTCTTACAATTCTCTTGCAgagtgatttcgacaagattcagcgatattacgaagactggaaactgaaattaaatttccagAAGACGGAGACAATTTTGTTCCAGACTCCGTTGACTAGAGCCACGAGGTATACGCGAAAGAATTGGTGCAATTCgatcatcgttgatcttcacgggggAGGCGGTTAATGAGTAAAAGTGTAGTGATATACCTCAGTATTTGTTTAGaacagtatttatatttctgaccagcgccagaggagccttcggtCTGTCGAAACGGCTATTTTACAGCAGTCGgattgaccccagagtgaaggtaatttgcaaTATGGCCCTCATTTGGCCGATAGTCATTTATTTTcttagatagtcaggccgctatcataTCTTTGGACTTTGTTACTACAAACTCTATAGCAGTCCATAATTGTTGACCATCCCTAATGGAGATCGCAcaaacatctggcctacactacATTTAAGGggtcaaggtgcttgctatctctaagcagatcgcatataagctcgataatcgatGTCATAACCGGATACTGTTTAATAGGAAAGCAAAAAacatcacaatgggccattaaactggccttacTCCATCACGGACGTCCACTTTAATCTAACCTCACCTAAccatatacacaaaaaaaaacatttttgattgacTTGatcttttggaaaatttaattttatttttataaaaatttattttaaatattcataatgATTTCGAAGCCCACATTTTTTCAGCAATCTCAAATattcaatacattttcaaaGCAAAGTTTTCCAAGTAGATTATTTCATTGATGCAACATCCTTCATAAcatgtttgttgactttttcgCCAAGATTTTCTGCGTACAAGTGCGCCATATGATCGAAATtttcaatatcaataaaatattttccaaccAATGTCTTAAGTCTCTTGACCAATTTATCAACATCCTTTATTGAAGTAAGACTATCCGCCACACTGTGGTACATGAATATTGGTACATCGATAACTTCCAAGGGATATTCAGGAGGACTTAAGCTTCCGTAAGCTTTCAAATTTCCAATGAAGCCATGGTCAAATTGACGGAACTTACCAGAAACAAATTCTTGAATATAATGGAAGACTTGATTAGTTGAAGCACCAGCAGGTGTTGAAGCCATAACATCTGCTACAGCAGTCTAATGAAAAGAGACAGTGAAAAAGAACTTTATGTTTTACCATTCGAAAacgcaaataaaatttaaaaaaacttacctTTGCAACAGTTTCGTTGGTAAATCCAGCTAATAGAAGTAATGCATTCTCACAGAAGATGTGATTTTTTGAGGAATTTGGACACAAAACCTTGCCAACAAGCTTCATTATTTCCTTACTTGGCCTAAACTCTGTTTTTCCAAAAGCTGTTTGTATCAAACTTGATCGCCCTACATAGGGCCCTCCAACTTGTAAAAATGTGTTATTTCCATTGAAGTAAGCCACCGGTGACAACAAGTGAGCTGACTTGAAGATTTTATTATACTCTGGTTGCATGGAATTTAACACAAAGAAGGTTGTTGTTCCCTGAGAATGTCCGAAATACGTCACCTGTTCCACTCCTGTTTCATTTAGAACATATTTAAGCATAGTGGGCAAATCGATCATGCCGATTTCGTGCCATGAAAAGTCCCAAAATTTGTCATTTAACACTCCATTCACTTTGAGATTGGCGTGGTTTCGCGAATAAGTGTTTCCACGGGCGTTACCCAGCCAGACGTCATATCCAGCTTTGGAAAGAAGGAAGCCAAGGGAGTCGTCCGGTCCCATTATAACAAATTCACTTGATGAGCAGAGCAGGCAGTGGAAAAGGAATGCCACTGGACAAGGGGTGTTCGATGCTTCGTTTGATTCTGAAGCGCATGGAATCCGATGAAGTTCTAAAATGTATCCATCGTCTGTTTGAACAGTGTGTTTTTCAAATGGATAGCCATATCTTTTAACAAGAGTTTCCTACAATTAAATTTAGTAAGTTAGGAAAAAAGTCCGTCGAAATATCATTTAAGGTTTAGAGGTCTTACGGTAGTTAGGGTATTTTTAATGCTACCACTTCCGCTGTCAAGAATTAAGCCAGTTATCAGAGGAACACAAACAGTGACTGTTATCAAACCTAATAGATtcattttgaagaactttttacGAATAGTTGTTGAGCACTTGTTTTGCGAATCTTTTATAGATACCTCGATTTGTTTACATTATCAAAATTCtgtgaaattttatataatatttgtattgacTTAAAAGTACATAGGATATTGGAACATGTGGTATTACTGTTTTTGCAATACATTGAAAATCAGACTTAACGCCATGGTAAATATTGTGTATAAGTCTGAAAGAGTCGGCAGGAGGTATAAAAGCTCgttgatattttatataataaaatcaagCATGTCTGTGGAATGAACTTTGCCCTCAAACTATTTAAACAACATAAAATTGCAAACAtaactttttattgtttaattttttatcaatgtttaatcaatttttggaaaaaagaataattgtttACACGCCTGttttacaaaagatttttaaagggAGCCGTTCGAAATActgtttttcataattttgtatgtcttaaatattgtatttcaaaacactgataacttagAATACTGTATACCAAAAcgatttatgaacaaaatactGTATTCAAACAAAGTGTGTTTTTGGTAGTAATGtgttgaaattgtatttttttttttgtaaaatttaaagaaaaacaaagagtcaaaatattgataagtttatgtaaaaagtaatttaaacttacaactttttaggTAATAAtacgtttttctaaaaaaatattttgtttaaaaaattatgtacttCAAAATACTGTAAAGGGTCTTCAAAAC
It encodes:
- the LOC129941424 gene encoding lipase 3-like gives rise to the protein MNLLGLITVTVCVPLITGLILDSGSGSIKNTLTTETLVKRYGYPFEKHTVQTDDGYILELHRIPCASESNEASNTPCPVAFLFHCLLCSSSEFVIMGPDDSLGFLLSKAGYDVWLGNARGNTYSRNHANLKVNGVLNDKFWDFSWHEIGMIDLPTMLKYVLNETGVEQVTYFGHSQGTTTFFVLNSMQPEYNKIFKSAHLLSPVAYFNGNNTFLQVGGPYVGRSSLIQTAFGKTEFRPSKEIMKLVGKVLCPNSSKNHIFCENALLLLAGFTNETVAKTAVADVMASTPAGASTNQVFHYIQEFVSGKFRQFDHGFIGNLKAYGSLSPPEYPLEVIDVPIFMYHSVADSLTSIKDVDKLVKRLKTLVGKYFIDIENFDHMAHLYAENLGEKVNKHVMKDVASMK